In Gammaproteobacteria bacterium, a single window of DNA contains:
- a CDS encoding alpha/beta hydrolase family protein encodes MKTSIFRTLFLAASMLSAISVLASDYDKEKRWADQVVDSIMTGDAVWLEANGHKFLGIHTEPADSGKTTGVIMLHGVGVHPNWTDVVQPIRVGVSEAGWHTLSLQMPILANDAEISAYKPLFPEVSPRIDAGIEFLKARGMKSIVIVGHSLGATMGGYFVARHSGTEVKALIAIGASGLSFKDENLDFVSSLKKIKKPVLEITGSEDLPDVLQTMKLKAQSAKDAGNKHYRVARIAGANHFLVGKEAELVKTITDYLEQVGK; translated from the coding sequence ATGAAAACTTCAATTTTCCGAACCCTTTTTCTGGCCGCATCAATGTTGTCTGCGATCAGCGTCCTGGCTTCAGACTATGACAAGGAAAAGCGCTGGGCAGACCAGGTTGTAGATTCGATCATGACTGGCGATGCGGTTTGGCTTGAGGCAAACGGGCACAAGTTTCTCGGCATTCATACCGAGCCGGCAGATTCAGGCAAGACTACAGGTGTTATTATGTTGCACGGTGTTGGTGTACATCCGAATTGGACTGACGTGGTCCAGCCGATTCGAGTCGGTGTTTCAGAGGCGGGTTGGCACACGTTGTCCCTGCAAATGCCCATACTGGCCAACGACGCTGAAATCAGTGCGTATAAGCCACTCTTTCCCGAAGTCTCGCCGCGCATTGATGCCGGTATTGAGTTCCTTAAGGCCCGGGGCATGAAATCCATTGTCATTGTTGGCCATAGCCTTGGTGCGACTATGGGAGGGTATTTCGTCGCTCGCCATTCCGGAACCGAGGTCAAGGCTCTCATTGCCATTGGTGCTTCCGGTCTCTCATTCAAAGATGAAAACCTGGATTTTGTGAGTTCCCTGAAAAAAATCAAGAAACCGGTTCTGGAAATTACCGGCAGCGAAGATTTGCCCGACGTACTGCAAACGATGAAGCTAAAAGCCCAGTCTGCAAAAGATGCGGGCAACAAGCATTACAGGGTCGCCAGAATTGCCGGCGCCAATCACTTCCTCGTTGGCAAGGAAGCGGAGCTGGTTAAAACCATAACTGACTACCTGGAGCAGGTTGGAAAGTAA
- the thrC gene encoding threonine synthase, translating into MPFRSRYTGLIDAYRDRLPVHDDTRIISLGEGNTPLIRLNNIPRLVGKNVDIYIKYEGLNPTGSFKDRGMTMAVTKAVEEGSKAIICASTGNTSAAAAAYAARAGITAFVLIPEGKIAMGKLAQAMMHGSVVIQIQGNFDDGMRLVKEVASEAPVTIVNSINPYRLQGQKTAAFEICEELGAAPDYHCLPVGNAGNITAHWMGYTEYADHGIVNNRPVMVGYQAAGAAPFIKGEMIDNPDTIATAIRIGHPQSWDKAWEAQKQSGGWFDKCDDEEILAAQKLLAENEGIFCEPASATSVAGALRDIKAGKIPEGKRIVCTLTGHGLKDPDTAIKQSTSPVVQVKAELAEVKKAILDNMTTDN; encoded by the coding sequence ATGCCTTTTCGCAGCCGATATACCGGACTAATAGACGCCTACCGTGACCGCCTGCCGGTGCACGACGATACTCGTATTATCAGCCTCGGGGAAGGCAATACGCCGCTGATCAGGCTGAACAACATTCCTCGCCTTGTTGGCAAGAACGTGGATATCTATATCAAGTACGAAGGACTCAATCCAACCGGGTCATTCAAGGATCGCGGTATGACCATGGCGGTAACCAAGGCAGTAGAAGAGGGCAGCAAGGCGATTATTTGTGCGTCTACCGGCAATACCTCTGCTGCAGCTGCTGCCTATGCCGCGCGCGCTGGCATTACTGCATTTGTATTGATCCCTGAGGGCAAGATTGCCATGGGCAAGCTTGCCCAGGCGATGATGCATGGTTCCGTTGTTATCCAGATTCAGGGCAACTTCGATGACGGCATGCGCCTGGTAAAGGAAGTTGCTTCAGAAGCACCGGTAACCATTGTTAACTCCATCAATCCGTATCGCTTGCAGGGCCAGAAGACGGCAGCATTTGAAATATGTGAAGAACTTGGCGCCGCGCCGGATTATCATTGCCTGCCCGTGGGCAATGCCGGAAACATTACGGCGCACTGGATGGGTTACACTGAATACGCAGACCACGGAATTGTGAATAATCGCCCGGTCATGGTCGGCTACCAGGCTGCCGGAGCTGCGCCGTTTATCAAGGGTGAAATGATCGATAACCCGGACACCATTGCGACAGCCATACGGATCGGACACCCGCAATCCTGGGACAAGGCCTGGGAAGCGCAAAAGCAGTCAGGCGGATGGTTCGACAAGTGTGACGACGAAGAAATCCTCGCTGCCCAGAAATTGCTGGCAGAAAATGAAGGTATTTTCTGTGAACCGGCGTCAGCAACATCGGTGGCCGGTGCGCTGCGCGACATAAAGGCTGGAAAGATACCTGAAGGCAAGCGCATTGTCTGCACCTTGACCGGTCATGGACTGAAGGATCCGGATACGGCTATCAAACAAAGCACGTCACCGGTAGTCCAGGTCAAGGCTGAATTGGCGGAAGTCAAAAAGGCCATTCTGGACAACATGACAACGGATAACTAG